The following is a genomic window from Numida meleagris isolate 19003 breed g44 Domestic line chromosome 25, NumMel1.0, whole genome shotgun sequence.
CTGTTCTGCACCCCAGGCAGAGCAGTTCCTGTCCCCTACCCTGAGTTGTCCCTACACCGGGCTCACCACGTTGCCACCAGaacccccagccctgctcctggcttGGTACATCCCATGGGAAATGGGGCTGTGGGAAACATGAGTGCTCAGATAGCAGCCCCGTGTGCTGCCCTACAAGTGCTTCGGCCCCGCTCCCACCCCAAAATCTCAATTAATTAATAACCTTGCATGTCGTTTGCTTTTTCGTGGTCGCTGGATTTCAAAGGGGTAATTTACTCTCCCCCGATCAGGTTATGAAATGTTAATGTGGTTTAATGGGTGTTTTCCTAACCTCCCCTGCCCTCTCCCGCTGTTCCCTGGGCTCTGCTTGGAGCAGCCCACGGTCCCGCTGGACGCATGGgaaggcagctgcagccacagggaTGTCCCCATGCCACCTCCAGTCATGGCCATGGGAAGGTCTCTGTGTCACCTCCAGCCTCGGCCATGGGAATGTCCCTGTGTCACCACCAGCCTTGACCATGGGAAGGTCTCCATGTCACCTCCAGTCATGGCCATGGGAAGGTCTCTGTGTCACCTCCAGCCTTGGCCATGGGAAGGTCCCTGTGCCACCTCCAGCCTTGGCCATGGGAAAGTCCCTGTGCCACCTCCAGCCTTGGCCATGGGAAAGTCCCTGTGCCACCTCCAGCCTTGACCATGGGAAGGTCTCTGTGTCACCTTCAACCATGGCCATAAGAAGGTCCTTTTACTGCCTCCAACCACAGCCGTGGGAAGGTCTCTTTGCCACCTCCAGCCTTGGCCATGGGAAGGTCTCCATGTCACCTCCAGCCTTGACCATGGGAAGATCTCTTTGTCACCTCCAGCCTTGGCCATGGGAAGGTCTCCATGTCACCTCCAACCACAGCCATGGGAAGGTCTCTGTGTCACCACCAGCCATGGCCATGATGCTTCTTAGCGGCATTAAGCGGAGTAGGCTCCGAGCCCCAGGAAGGGAGTACAGTCTCGGTACGGTCTCAgacacattttttaattaagtccAGCTCTCAtgagggaaagacaaaaaaaataaaatatataataataataattacaaagcCTGCCTGGCGCAGCCTGCGAGGCACcgtccctgcagcacagccatctCCGACCGAGGGACCGAGGGATCATTCGTGCTGTCCCATCTGTGACGTGACCCATCCCGTGGTCACACTATGGAGCTGCTGTCACCCAGTTTCTCCAAGAGCTGCAAGAGGGACGGATCCTGATTAGCAGCACAACGCTCCGAGAGCTACAGGGAGACCGTGTTGACCTTCTCCTGCGCGCCCACGATGCTGCTTTAATTTGGCCATGCCAGCAGTGTGTATCCCCCAAGGATTGCACCCAGAGGTGACCGCCTCGCCCAGCACCCTGCTCACCTTGCTCAGAAAGGGGATATTCACCAGCGAGCccaaaaaaccaaaagccaCGGGGAAAAAACTCCTGCACCGAAACGAAAGGCTCTGTTAAGCCTGGGGCCGGGGAGCAGCGCTGCACCATGGGCAGCAATCTGCAGGGGGGGGGGTTCACCCCATGGCAGATGCTGGTGGCGTGGATTGGGCTGTGTGGGACCTGAAGAGGGTGATGAAGCCGTAAGcctccagcagcatccccaaGAGCGGCCACCGCATGAGGACGATGAGGACCCCCCCAAGGAAGAAGCTGGTGCCCTTCATCTTTTGCCTTTGGAAGAAGAAGGTGAAGGTCCTCCTGAAGCCGATGATGAAGACCAAACCGGAGAGAAAGAGGAtctgggaggaggcagcagggaggggtgagagcagccctgtgcgCTGGCTCCTTTGCTCCAGTGATCCCCCCTCCCCGTGCCATACTCACGTTCCCAAAGGCCAGGAGCACCGAGTCGAAGTACAAGAGCATCCCAAAGAGGATGAAGAAGATGCCGAAGCCGACCAGCCCCACACCGATCCCTGTGGACGATGGGCTGAGACGAGGCTTTGggctcactgctctgctcccctcaCTCTTCTCAGGGCCaccccatcccattccctcccAGAGATGCCCTTGTGGTTTCTCTCCACGAGCCAGCGCCATGGGAAGGCCGTAAACCCTATAAACCCAGGGAGGCTGCGGGATGCAGAATCAATCACGGGGTAAGCTAAAGAGGAAGGCCACCCCGACACTACCCTGAGTGGCTGCACGGAGGGTGGAGGAGATGCTCTGCTGGGGGCAAGGGGCCGGGCACCTCCCTGATTGCCTTCCTcccacagcccccaccccaCGGTGCCGCTCCCCCTATGGAACACACCCAACCTgtgcccccagcaccagcaccacgGGGTTCGCTGTCAtccctcccccttccccaccctcccccagccccactgaggGGTCAGCACCCGCTGTGCACCCAGCGAGCACCCCAGCCCAGTGCCCACTCACGTTGGAAGTCGCTCAGAGTCACCATTTTGCCCCAGTGCTCCGCCGGGCCGGGCGCTTCCCAGCAGTGACCCTTGGAAAGCCCTTTAGTCCCCACGTCATCCTGCAGATCATTaacagccccacagctccacGGGGTTGGGGGGTGGATCTCCCTATGGGGCACGTGCCACCCCCGGCTCCCCCCACATCTCCATTTGCAGAGCGGATGCTTTAATCCATCGAGGTTTTCTCGCACGTTCGCCACGGATCAAGGTGATTTTTTGCTTcggctgggggctgtgcagctgcatcCGAAAGAAATCCTGCTGGGAAttttggcttttgctttttgtcacCATTGTCCTTCTcgttttgtattaaaaaaagaaaaaaaatcccccccccccaaaaaaaaaccgACCCATTtccactgcactgcagctgcgGGATGTGGACACAGAGGGATGAACCcatcccacccccaccccccccagcaCAAAGGGCTCTGCCCTGCACTCCaactggggaaagaaaggcGTCACCTCTTCCACCTTACAGTCTCTGGATATAcgttttttatttatttatttgttcatttatttatttttaaatagattttgcttttcataaaagcaggaaaaaatatatatatatgcgcatatatatttttttaaatagggtttttttgttgttggtggtggtttttttttttttttttaattttctgataaATTGGCAAACAATCCGCTCCTGGAACTCGTTGGCCAACAACCCCGCGGAGAGATCAGCGCAAAACTACCTCCCagcaaagaagagagagaaaaaaaaccatatatatatatatatatatatattataaatgtATAATTTTCCATAAAACATATATTAAGGCATGTAATAGCAAAATAAAGGGCCAGCTTTATGAGCTAAGGGGGCTGCGGGAGGCTCGGGAGCGGGGTTCCTGGGATCCTATGAGTANNNNNNNNNNNNNNNNNNNNNNNNNNNNNNNNNNNNNNNNNNNNNNNNNNNNNNNNNNNNNNNNNNNNNNNNNNNNNNNNNNNNNNNNNNNNNNNNNNNNNNNNNNNNNNNNNNNNNNNNNNNNNNNNNNNNNNNNNNNNNNNNNNNNNNNNNNNNNNNNNNNNNNNNNNNNNNNNNNNNNNNNNNNNNNNNNNNNNNNNNNNNNNNNNNNNNNNNNNNNNNNNNNNNNNNNNNNNNNNNNNNNNNNNNNNNNNNNNNNNNNNNNNNNNNNNNNNNNNNN
Proteins encoded in this region:
- the GOLT1A gene encoding vesicle transport protein GOT1A, with the protein product MALARGEKPQGHLWEGMGWGGPEKSEGSRAVSPKPRLSPSSTGIGVGLVGFGIFFILFGMLLYFDSVLLAFGNILFLSGLVFIIGFRRTFTFFFQRQKMKGTSFFLGGVLIVLMRWPLLGMLLEAYGFITLFRSFFPVAFGFLGSLVNIPFLSKLLEKLGDSSSIV